From Staphylococcus sp. IVB6214:
CATCTTTAGCAGCTACGCCAAACATGTGAAGTACTTTATTATGTAATAATTCATAGTCTAGTTCCCAGTTGAAGAAAGAATCGAGTACTTCTTGATCGGGTAATAGATCATTCTGTGGTAAGTCTCCTTTAAAACCGGATATCATGGCTAAGCTACCTACTTTGGAGACATCGAGCTCTTGTATGAATTTTAATGTTGTTACTACACCTAAGCTATGTGCAATAAATATTGTGTCATTATTCACTTCAGTGATATGTTCTTTCATATACGAAACCCATTCACTACCATTTGGGCGATTCGTATTGGGTAAATCGAGTACTGTAACTTGATGCCCTTCGATTTCTAAAGTTCTTTTTAACCAAGGAAACCAATGATCTCCACTATTTGCTTGGTATCCGTGTACAATATAAACATTCGTCATGGTAAAGCCCCCTAGTCCAATCTATATTTATATCATATCATACGTTAAAGTATTATTGCGTTTCTGCAAATAGTTGTACATAATTTGTCGAATTTTCTTAATTTTCAACCTATTTGTTGTCTAAAATTAAAAGTAGCATCTCATGACCCTTTTTAGATCATGGACGCCACTTAGATTAACATTATCGAATACGCGGTAATAAATTTTCAACCGCTTTGTATGCTTGACTAATACAATCTGGTAAACCGACCGCTTCAAACGGTGCCCCAGTTATTTGTAAATGCTGATAGTTTTCTAAAAGATGTTGTTGAATTTGTTTAATTTTATCAATATGTCCGACATGATATTGTGGACTGGCATACGGCATTTTGTTTACGATTGTAAATTCTGGTTCACCTTTGAACGTCATCATTTGTTCGAGATCACGGCGTGCAATTTGAACGAGTTCTTCATCTGTTTTCTCATTCACGATATTATCGCCTTGTTTACCCACATATGCACGTATCAATACTTTTCCTTCAGGCGTTGTATGTGGCCATTTTTTCGAAGTCCATGTGCAAGCAGTAATATCCGTTTGACTTGTTCTTGCAATAACAAATCCAGTTCCGTTATGAATATTTTCAATATCTTCTTCATCAAATGCAAAGACAATAGTTGCAACGGATGATGCTTCTAATTCATTAAAATAATCAAACATCGGATCCTTTTCAAACCATTGACGGAAGACTTGATGTGGTGTTGCGATAATCACACCATCATAAAATGGGCGTGAATCAGCATCAATCTCAATATGATATCCCTTCTGAGTTGAGGTTAAATCTTTAACTTGGGTGCGATATTGTATTGAAACATCATGATCAACCAACCATGTCTCCATATGCTCAATAAAGTCATAAAGTCCACGTCTAAATTGTTTAAATTGACCTTGTGCACCACTTCGACGTTGATCTTCTTTTTCCAAACGAGCTTTTCGCACTTGTTGCATCCCTTTTATGATGCTACCATGTGTCTCTTCAAGCGATTTGAAGTGTGGGAATGTACTCATTAAACTCAATTCATCAATATCCGTACCATAGATACCACTCAATAGTGGTTCAATTAAGTTCTCTAACAATTCATCACCTAAACGCTCAC
This genomic window contains:
- a CDS encoding alpha/beta hydrolase, with amino-acid sequence MTNVYIVHGYQANSGDHWFPWLKRTLEIEGHQVTVLDLPNTNRPNGSEWVSYMKEHITEVNNDTIFIAHSLGVVTTLKFIQELDVSKVGSLAMISGFKGDLPQNDLLPDQEVLDSFFNWELDYELLHNKVLHMFGVAAKDDYVVPIEATEKLCEALDCKLYELDTGGHFCKEDGYDAFLFLKNKILQKFD
- the hemY gene encoding protoporphyrinogen oxidase, which codes for MTKVAIVGAGITGLTSAYFIKKHYPDTDVTIYEATDRPGGKIKTAYRDGYVIELGPESYLGRKTIMTDVAKDIGIADEDIVTNETGQSYIFANNELYPIPGGAILGVPTDIKPFMTTQLISMKGKLRALKDLTIKPVDMPEGDMSVGAFFRERLGDELLENLIEPLLSGIYGTDIDELSLMSTFPHFKSLEETHGSIIKGMQQVRKARLEKEDQRRSGAQGQFKQFRRGLYDFIEHMETWLVDHDVSIQYRTQVKDLTSTQKGYHIEIDADSRPFYDGVIIATPHQVFRQWFEKDPMFDYFNELEASSVATIVFAFDEEDIENIHNGTGFVIARTSQTDITACTWTSKKWPHTTPEGKVLIRAYVGKQGDNIVNEKTDEELVQIARRDLEQMMTFKGEPEFTIVNKMPYASPQYHVGHIDKIKQIQQHLLENYQHLQITGAPFEAVGLPDCISQAYKAVENLLPRIR